A window from Salvia miltiorrhiza cultivar Shanhuang (shh) chromosome 2, IMPLAD_Smil_shh, whole genome shotgun sequence encodes these proteins:
- the LOC131008912 gene encoding kinesin-like protein KIN-14I: MAEGMSQFDAAAAEEDALLGKRLNDMDLASRKAEEASLRRYAAAGWLRKAVGVVTARDLSDQPLEEEFRIALRSGIILCNALNKIQPGAIPKVVEAPSDSVIVPDGAALSAFQYFENVRNFLDSAEEMGIPVFEASDLEQGGKSSRIVNCVLALKSYYEWKEGGGKGVWKYSGNWKPHSASKQFVRKNSDPFVNSLSRNSSIVEQNGQDFNEMGTSDALHFYVRELLSDKKQEDIPLIVGSMLSKVMEEFEQRLARQNEQAGTSSRSDVNVPSSNEHQVVEVGASPRYIDVPSSCASSETSNIMEDKSWSKNDSRDGNPKRHVSKRRVLVECHQRSIEELKSTLHSTKEDLHLLHMKYQEEIQYLGKHLKGLASAASRYQKVLEENRKLYNQVQDLKGNIRVYCRIRPFFPGQPAGLSTAEALDGQTISIITPAKNGKGKKLFTFNKVFGPSASQEEVFSDTQPLIRSVLDGYNVCIFAYGQTGSGKTYTMTGPTELTPENLGVNYRALSDLFLISQQRKDSMSYDVSVQMIEIYNEQVRDLLVSDGVNEKLEIHNNSQNGFNVPNANIVPVSSTSDVINLMNIGLKNRAVGSTSMNDRSSRSHSCVTVHVQGRNLTSGSVTCGCMHLVDLAGSERADKPDADGERLKEAQHINRSLSALGDVIASLAQKQSHVPYRNSKLTQLLQDSLGVQAKTLMFIHISPEPDALGETVNTLKFAERVSTVEPGSARANKESPDVRELKEQIASLKAALLRKERGEDGATNGSFTSSPAPSWQSIGDVSKAEGQTESSTVSRMQSFDADDFMASPISVVSMEEGKSVSGDWVDKVMVKSQLGEDGSQSPEISYQKSRRDTSKVYPEQSLSKIAALRRDNSLGRNQCEVAAATDDLEYAEVEVSDESDYQCQTNGAEKNGGGGGTKAKKPTQNQRQMKSPEIRSLIPQPPTRKVANGPNSPSKKHGKKPATVDGKRKPASTGGK, translated from the exons ATGGCGGAAGGAATGTCGCAATTCGACGCTGCAGCGGCGGAGGAGGACGCGCTTCTAGGCAAGAGGCTGAACGACATGGATTTGGCCTCAAGAAAAGCAGAAGAAGCTT CATTGAGAAGATATGCTGCGGCCGGCTGGTTGAGGAAGGCGGTGGGAGTGGTTACAGCAAGGGATTTGTCTGATCAGCCTTTGGAGGAAGAATTTCGGATTGCTTTGCGAAGTGGAATTATACTTTGCAATGCACTGAACAAGATTCAGCCAGGCGCCATTCCAAAA GTAGTTGAGGCGCCTTCGGATAGTGTGATTGTTCCGGATGGGGCTGCTCTTTCGGCCTTCCAATATTTCGAGAATGTTAGGAACTTTCTTGATTCTGCAGAGGAAATGGGGATTCCAGTTTTTGAAGCCTCTGATCTGGAACAG GGAGGGAAGAGTTCAAGAATTGTGAACTGTGTGCTGGCTTTGAAGTCTTACTATGAGTGGAAGGAAGGAGGTGGGAAAGGAGTGTGGAAATACAGTGGAAATTGGAAGCCTCATTCAGCATCCAAGCAGTTTGTCAGGAAGAATTCTGATCCGTTTGTGAACTCTCTCTCGAGGAACTCATCCATTGTTGAGCAGAACGGGCAGGACTTTAATGAAATG GGTACTTCTGATGCCTTGCACTTCTATGTTCGTGAGCTTCTTTCTGATAAGAAGCAAGAAGATATCCCTCTG ATCGTTGGGAGTATGCTAAGCAAAGTTATGGAAGAATTTGAGCAGCGGTTAGCAAGACAGAATGAGCAG GCGGGAACAAGTTCGAGATCTGATGTGAATGTCCCAAGTTCCAACGAGCATCAAGTTGTCGAG GTTGGAGCAAGTCCAAGATACATAGATGTTCCAAGTTCCTGCGCGAGTTCTGAG ACTTCAAACATTATGGAAGATAAGAGTTGGTCCAAGAATGATTCCCGCGATGGCAATCCAAAACGACATGTTTCCAAGCGCCGAGTCTTGGTCGAATGCCATCAAAGAAGCATAGAG GAACTCAAAAGTACACTTCACTCGACGAAGGAAGACCTGCATTTGCTACACATGAAGTATCAAGAAGAAATCCAATATCTAG GTAAGCACTTGAAGGGTCTTGCTAGTGCGGCTTCTCGATACCAGAAGGTTCTTGAGGAGAATCGCAAACTTTACAATCAAGTGCAGGACCTCAAAG GAAATATAAGGGTATATTGCCGAATACGACCTTTTTTTCCCGGACAGCCAGCTGGTTTGAGCACTGCAGAAGCTCTGGATGGGCAGACTATCTCAATAATCACTCCTGCAAAAAATGGCAAGGGGAAGAAGTTGTTCACTTTTAACAAGGTTTTCGGTCCGTCTGCCAGCCAAG AAGAAGTATTTTCAGATACACAGCCGCTGATTCGTTCTGTGCTTGACGGGTATAATGTTTGTATATTTGCTTATGGCCAAACTGGTTCAGGAAAAACATATACTATG ACTGGACCTACGGAACTTACACCCGAAAACTTAGGTGTAAATTACCGAGCTCTGAGTGATTTATTTTTGATCTCGCAGCAGAGAAAAGACAGCATGTCATATGATGTCTCTGTCCAGATGATAGAAATCTACAACGAGCAAGTTAGAGATCTCCTCGTCTCTGACGGTGTCAATGAAAA ATTAGAAATTCACAACAACTCCCAGAACGGTTTCAACGTACCAAATGCAAATATTGTGCCTGTTTCATCGACATCTGATGTCATCAACCTGATGAACATTGGGCTTAAAAATCGCGCAGTTGGTTCCACTTCAATGAATGACCGAAGTAGTCGTTCTCACAG TTGCGTGACTGTGCATGTTCAAGGAAGAAATCTGACATCTGGCTCGGTTACTTGCGGTTGTATGCATCTGGTCGACCTGGCAGGAAGCGAACGAGCTGATAAACCAGATGCAGATGGTGAGAGGTTGAAGGAGGCTCAACATATTAACCGCTCTCTATCTGCTTTAGGTGATGTGATAGCCTCTCTTGCCCAAAAGCAATCGCACGTCCCTTACAGAAACAGTAAGCTCACACAGTTGCTTCAAGATTCACTAG GGGTTCAGGCAAAGACTCTAATGTTCATTCACATCAGCCCGGAGCCCGATGCTCTCGGAGAAACAGTGAACACGTTGAAGTTTGCTGAACGTGTGTCTACTGTCGAGCCTGGTTCTGCTCGAGCAAACAAAGAGAGTCCAGATGTCAGAGAACTAAAAGAACAG ATAGCTAGTCTTAAAGCAGCCTTACTacggaaagagagaggagaagatGGAGCCACAAATGGATCTTTTACGTCTTCTCCAGCGCCATCATGGCAAAGTATAGGAGATGTTAGTAAGGCAGAG GGACAGACCGAGTCCTCAACAGTATCAAGAATGCAAAGCTTTGATGCTGATGACTTTATGGCTTCTCCAATCAGTGTGGTGTCAATGGAAGAGGGAAAAAGCGTCTCTGGTGATTGGGTCGATAAGGTTATGGTGAAGAGCCAATTAGGTGAAGATGGCAGTCAGTCACCAGAAATATCATATCAGAAGAGCAGACGCGATACTTCCAAGGTATACCCGGAACAGTCTTTAAGCAAAATTGCAGCTCTTAGACGAGACAACAGTTTGGGTAGGAATCAATGTGAGGTTGCAGCTGCCACCGATGATTTAGAATACGCAGAAGTTGAAGTTAGTGATGAATCAGATTACCAATGCCAAACAAATGGTGCTGAGAAAAATGGAGGGGGAGGAGGAACAAAAGCCAAAAAACCTACTCAAAATCAAAGGCAGATGAAAAGCCCAGAAATAAG GAGCCTGATTCCTCAACCCCCAACGAGGAAAGTCGCGAATGGACCTAATTCACCATCGAAGAAACATGGAAAGAAACCAGCTACGGTTGATGGGAAACGAAAGCCAGCCTCCACCGGTGGGAAGTGA